Proteins from a genomic interval of Micromonospora sp. NBC_00389:
- a CDS encoding heavy-metal-associated domain-containing protein codes for MVNTTYQVQGMTCGHCVSAVSAEVGAITGVSDVQVDLATGRVTVNSDQPLDMETVRAAVDEAGYNLVDA; via the coding sequence ATGGTCAACACGACGTACCAGGTGCAGGGCATGACCTGTGGGCACTGCGTCAGCGCGGTCAGCGCCGAGGTGGGCGCCATCACGGGGGTGAGCGACGTCCAGGTCGACCTTGCCACCGGCCGGGTCACCGTCAACAGCGACCAGCCACTGGACATGGAGACCGTCCGGGCCGCCGTCGACGAGGCCGGCTACAACCTCGTCGACGCCTGA
- a CDS encoding copper-translocating P-type ATPase: MSAPSQPEPDRPGSHQQHAGSAGPKQHDEHAGHDKHAGHDPAMFRRRFWVCLVLTVPVVLTSDLVLDRLGLRLDVPGRSWVGPVLGSVVFWWGGWPFLVGAVREVRDRAPGMMLLVAMAITVAYTASLATSLGAFDLDFWWELAALVTIMLLGHWQEMKAIGQARGALAALAALLPDEAERVTADGRVEAVSVAELRIGDVVLVRPGGRVPADGRIVDGGAELDESMITGESRPVARSAGDRVVAGTVATDSAIRVRVEALGEQTALAGIQRMVAQAQRSGGRAQLLADRFAAALFYVATGTAVLTVLVWTALGEPDEAVVRAVTVLVIACPHALGLAIPLVVALSTALAARSGILVKDRLALERMRTVAVVLFDKTGTLTRGEHAVTDVVTVPGVGRDEALRIAAGVESDSEHPLARAIVAAAGPAGPTRAAGFRSLPGRGVQATIDGTEYAVGGPALLRELGLSLPPELDAATGRWSARGAAVLHLVRLPDTVLGAFALTDEVRPEARQAIVELRTDGVRTIAMITGDARPVAEAVAADLGFRPGVDEVFAEVLPAEKDDRVAELQRRGLTVAMVGDGVNDAPALARADVGIAIGAGTDVAIESAGVVLASSDPRGVGAVVRLSRASYRKMRQNLAWAAGYNVVTLPLAAGVLAWAGVALSPALAAVLMSASTIVVALNAQLLRRVRLAPERG; this comes from the coding sequence ATGTCCGCTCCGTCACAGCCCGAGCCCGACCGTCCCGGCAGTCACCAGCAGCACGCCGGGTCCGCCGGGCCGAAGCAGCATGACGAGCACGCCGGGCATGACAAGCACGCCGGGCACGACCCGGCGATGTTCCGCCGTCGGTTCTGGGTCTGCCTGGTGCTCACCGTCCCGGTGGTGCTGACGAGCGACCTGGTGCTGGACCGGCTCGGCCTCCGGCTGGACGTACCGGGGCGCTCCTGGGTCGGGCCGGTGCTCGGCTCGGTCGTGTTCTGGTGGGGTGGCTGGCCGTTCCTGGTCGGTGCGGTCCGCGAGGTGCGGGACCGGGCGCCGGGCATGATGCTGCTGGTCGCGATGGCGATAACCGTCGCCTACACCGCGTCGCTGGCCACCAGCCTGGGAGCCTTCGACCTGGACTTCTGGTGGGAGCTGGCCGCGCTGGTCACCATCATGCTGCTCGGGCACTGGCAGGAGATGAAGGCCATCGGGCAGGCCCGGGGCGCACTCGCGGCGCTGGCCGCACTGCTGCCCGACGAGGCCGAGCGGGTGACGGCGGACGGGCGGGTCGAGGCGGTGTCGGTGGCCGAGCTGCGGATCGGCGATGTGGTGCTGGTCCGGCCCGGGGGCCGAGTACCGGCGGACGGCCGGATCGTGGACGGCGGCGCCGAGCTGGACGAATCGATGATCACCGGCGAGTCGCGTCCGGTCGCCCGGTCGGCAGGGGACCGGGTGGTCGCCGGCACCGTCGCCACCGACTCGGCGATCCGGGTCCGCGTCGAGGCGCTGGGTGAGCAGACCGCGCTCGCCGGCATCCAGCGGATGGTCGCGCAGGCGCAGCGCTCCGGCGGGCGGGCACAACTGCTGGCTGACCGGTTCGCCGCCGCGCTGTTCTACGTGGCCACCGGCACCGCGGTGCTGACCGTGCTGGTCTGGACCGCGCTCGGCGAGCCGGACGAGGCGGTGGTCCGCGCGGTCACCGTCCTGGTGATCGCCTGCCCGCACGCGCTCGGTCTGGCCATCCCGCTGGTCGTCGCGCTCTCCACCGCGCTGGCCGCGCGATCCGGGATCCTGGTCAAGGACCGGTTGGCGCTGGAGCGGATGCGGACCGTGGCCGTGGTGCTCTTCGACAAGACCGGCACCCTGACCCGGGGCGAGCACGCGGTCACCGACGTGGTGACGGTGCCCGGCGTCGGGCGGGACGAGGCGCTGCGGATCGCGGCCGGCGTGGAATCCGACAGCGAGCATCCGCTGGCCCGGGCGATCGTGGCGGCGGCCGGACCCGCCGGCCCGACCCGGGCCGCCGGGTTCCGGTCGCTGCCGGGTCGCGGCGTGCAGGCCACCATCGACGGTACGGAGTACGCGGTGGGCGGGCCGGCGCTGCTGCGGGAGCTGGGCCTGTCGCTTCCGCCCGAGTTGGACGCGGCGACCGGGCGATGGTCGGCGCGGGGTGCCGCCGTGCTGCACCTGGTACGGCTGCCGGACACGGTGCTTGGCGCGTTCGCACTGACCGACGAGGTGCGTCCGGAGGCCCGTCAGGCCATCGTCGAGCTGCGCACCGACGGCGTCCGGACCATCGCCATGATCACCGGTGATGCCCGACCGGTGGCCGAGGCGGTGGCCGCCGACCTCGGCTTCCGGCCCGGCGTCGACGAGGTCTTCGCCGAGGTGCTGCCGGCGGAGAAGGACGACCGGGTTGCCGAACTCCAGCGGCGGGGGTTGACCGTGGCGATGGTCGGCGACGGGGTGAACGACGCCCCGGCGTTGGCTCGTGCCGACGTGGGCATCGCGATCGGCGCGGGCACCGATGTCGCGATCGAGTCCGCCGGGGTGGTGCTGGCGTCGTCGGACCCGCGCGGGGTCGGTGCCGTGGTCCGGCTCTCCCGGGCGTCGTACCGCAAGATGCGGCAGAACCTGGCCTGGGCGGCGGGCTACAACGTGGTGACGCTGCCGCTGGCGGCCGGTGTGCTGGCCTGGGCGGGGGTGGCGTTGAGCCCGGCGCTGGCGGCGGTGCTGATGTCCGCGTCCACCATCGTGGTGGCGCTCAACGCCCAGTTGCTGCGCCGGGTACGCCTCGCCCCGGAGCGCGGCTGA
- a CDS encoding CsbD family protein, whose translation MGIDDKINNASEDAAGKIKEGAGRATDNERLEAEGRNDQAGAKLKQAGEKIKDAFKS comes from the coding sequence ATGGGTATCGACGACAAGATCAACAACGCCAGCGAGGACGCGGCCGGCAAGATCAAGGAAGGCGCCGGCCGGGCCACCGACAACGAGCGCCTCGAGGCCGAGGGTCGCAACGACCAGGCCGGGGCCAAGCTCAAGCAGGCGGGCGAGAAGATCAAGGACGCCTTCAAGAGCTGA
- a CDS encoding ArsR/SmtB family transcription factor, which translates to MSAGPPPTGDDLVRVLATLANPHRLRIVAALARERAYVSGLARQLGISRALLQVHLRKLAAAGLVTASMELSEDGKAMNYYEVKPFVLTLTPEIIAAAVETLTVPDSAEQPGADR; encoded by the coding sequence ATGAGTGCTGGTCCGCCGCCGACCGGCGACGACCTGGTCCGGGTGCTGGCCACCCTGGCCAACCCGCACCGGCTGCGGATCGTCGCCGCGCTGGCTCGGGAGCGCGCCTACGTCAGCGGGCTGGCCCGGCAACTGGGCATCAGCCGGGCGCTGTTGCAGGTCCACCTACGGAAGCTGGCGGCGGCCGGGCTGGTCACCGCCAGCATGGAGTTGTCGGAGGACGGAAAGGCCATGAACTACTACGAGGTGAAGCCGTTCGTGCTCACACTCACCCCCGAGATCATCGCGGCGGCGGTCGAGACGCTGACCGTGCCCGACTCGGCCGAGCAGCCCGGAGCGGACCGATGA
- a CDS encoding metal-sensitive transcriptional regulator, producing the protein MTTPTPIRGYTASKDQLLTRLRRVEGQVRGIEKMVDEDRYCIDVLTQISAIQAALDKVALGLLDGHARHCMHEGAAEGRADEMASEMMAAVGRLMKRG; encoded by the coding sequence ATGACCACACCCACCCCGATCCGCGGATACACCGCCAGCAAGGACCAGTTGCTCACGCGGCTTCGCCGCGTCGAGGGGCAGGTCCGTGGCATCGAGAAGATGGTCGACGAGGACCGCTACTGCATCGACGTGCTCACCCAGATCTCCGCGATCCAGGCCGCCTTGGACAAGGTGGCGTTGGGCCTGCTCGACGGGCACGCCCGGCACTGCATGCACGAGGGAGCGGCCGAGGGCAGGGCCGACGAGATGGCCTCCGAGATGATGGCGGCGGTCGGCCGGCTGATGAAGCGCGGCTGA
- a CDS encoding heavy metal translocating P-type ATPase, which produces MTTTSSRPLPEAPNRIELAIAGMTCAACAARIEKKLNRMDGVSATVNYATEKATVRYDDGVTPDDLIDTVRKTGYSAALPPPPAAAGPTEQPVDALRGPRTRLWVSVALSVPVILLAMVPAWQFDYWQWLSLTLAAPVVVWGGLPFHRAAWTNLRHGAATMDTLVSLGTLAAFGWSLWALFLGDAGMSGMTHPFRFDITRTDGAGNIYLEAAAGVTVFILAGRYFEARSKRTAGAALRALLELGAKEVAVLRDGVETRIPVEQLAVGDRFVVRPGEKIATDGVVDEGTSAVDASMLTGESVPVEVGPGDGVVGATINAGGRLVVAATRVGGDTQLARMADLVEQAQSGKAAVQRLADRISGVFVPIVITLAAGTLGWWLGTGAGPTAAFTAAVAVLIIACPCALGLATPTALLVGTGRGAQLGVLIKGPEVLESTRRVDTVVLDKTGTVTTGRMTLVDVVPAAGEDRAELLRLAGAVEAASEHPIARAVAAGAADAGALPPVTGFVNLEGLGVTATVDGRAVVVGRLRLLRERGLDVPPEIEQAVTDAEAAGRTAILAGWDGRARGVLAVADVVRPTSRAAVARLRALGLTPVLLTGDNVTVARAVAAEVGVDEVIAEVLPAGKVDVVKRLQAEGRSVAMVGDGVNDAPALAQADLGLAMGTGTDVAIEASDLTLVRGDLDAAVDAIRLSRRTLGIIRGNLFWAFGYNVAALPLAAAGLLNPMIAGATMAFSSVFVVANSLRLRRFRSAAGGDGL; this is translated from the coding sequence ATGACCACCACCAGCAGCAGACCGCTGCCCGAGGCGCCGAACCGGATCGAGCTGGCGATCGCCGGGATGACCTGCGCCGCCTGCGCCGCCCGGATCGAGAAGAAGCTGAACCGGATGGACGGGGTCAGCGCCACCGTCAACTACGCCACCGAGAAGGCCACCGTCCGGTACGACGACGGCGTCACGCCGGACGACCTGATCGACACGGTCCGGAAGACCGGCTACAGCGCCGCGCTGCCGCCCCCGCCGGCCGCCGCCGGGCCGACCGAGCAGCCGGTGGACGCGCTGCGCGGGCCGCGTACCCGGCTCTGGGTTTCGGTGGCGCTCAGCGTGCCGGTGATCCTGCTGGCCATGGTCCCGGCCTGGCAGTTCGACTACTGGCAGTGGCTGTCGCTGACCCTGGCCGCCCCGGTGGTGGTCTGGGGTGGACTGCCCTTCCACCGGGCCGCCTGGACCAACCTGCGGCACGGCGCGGCGACCATGGACACCCTGGTCTCGCTCGGCACCCTCGCCGCGTTCGGTTGGTCGCTCTGGGCGCTCTTCCTCGGCGACGCCGGGATGTCCGGGATGACGCACCCGTTCCGCTTCGACATCACCCGCACCGACGGCGCCGGCAACATCTACCTGGAGGCGGCCGCCGGGGTGACGGTGTTCATCCTGGCCGGCCGCTACTTCGAGGCCAGGTCCAAGCGGACCGCCGGCGCCGCCCTGCGCGCCCTGCTCGAACTCGGCGCCAAGGAGGTGGCGGTGCTGCGCGACGGGGTGGAGACCCGGATCCCGGTGGAGCAGCTCGCCGTCGGCGATCGGTTCGTGGTCCGCCCCGGCGAGAAGATCGCCACCGACGGGGTGGTCGACGAGGGCACCTCGGCCGTCGACGCCAGCATGCTCACCGGCGAGTCGGTGCCGGTCGAGGTCGGCCCGGGCGATGGCGTTGTCGGCGCCACGATCAACGCGGGCGGCCGGCTGGTCGTCGCCGCCACCCGGGTCGGCGGGGACACCCAGCTCGCCCGCATGGCGGACCTGGTCGAGCAAGCGCAGAGCGGCAAAGCGGCCGTACAGCGGCTGGCGGACCGGATCTCCGGCGTCTTCGTGCCGATCGTCATCACGCTCGCCGCGGGCACCCTCGGCTGGTGGCTCGGCACCGGGGCCGGACCGACCGCCGCCTTCACCGCGGCGGTGGCCGTGCTGATCATCGCCTGCCCGTGCGCGCTCGGCCTGGCCACGCCGACCGCGCTGCTGGTCGGCACCGGCCGGGGCGCCCAGCTCGGCGTGCTGATCAAGGGGCCGGAGGTGCTGGAGTCGACCCGGCGGGTGGACACCGTGGTGCTGGACAAGACCGGCACCGTGACGACCGGCCGGATGACCCTCGTGGACGTGGTGCCAGCGGCCGGGGAGGACCGTGCCGAGCTGCTCCGGCTCGCCGGGGCGGTGGAGGCCGCCTCCGAGCACCCGATCGCCCGGGCGGTCGCTGCGGGCGCCGCCGACGCCGGGGCGCTGCCCCCGGTGACCGGCTTCGTCAACCTCGAAGGGCTGGGCGTGACCGCCACCGTCGACGGGCGGGCGGTGGTGGTCGGCCGACTCCGGCTGCTGCGGGAGCGCGGGCTCGACGTACCGCCGGAGATCGAGCAGGCGGTAACCGACGCGGAGGCCGCCGGCCGGACGGCGATCCTCGCCGGCTGGGACGGGCGGGCTCGGGGCGTGCTCGCGGTCGCCGACGTGGTCCGGCCGACCAGCCGGGCGGCCGTGGCCCGGCTGCGCGCCCTGGGGCTCACCCCGGTCCTGCTGACCGGGGACAACGTCACCGTGGCCCGGGCGGTCGCCGCCGAGGTGGGCGTGGACGAGGTGATCGCGGAGGTGCTGCCGGCCGGCAAGGTCGACGTCGTCAAACGGCTCCAGGCCGAGGGTAGGTCGGTGGCGATGGTCGGCGACGGGGTCAACGACGCCCCGGCGCTGGCCCAGGCCGACCTGGGCCTCGCCATGGGCACCGGCACCGACGTGGCGATCGAGGCGTCCGACCTCACCCTGGTCCGCGGTGACCTGGACGCCGCGGTGGACGCCATCCGGCTGTCCCGGCGCACGCTCGGCATCATCCGGGGCAACCTGTTCTGGGCGTTCGGGTACAACGTGGCGGCTCTGCCGTTGGCTGCCGCCGGGCTGCTCAACCCCATGATCGCGGGCGCCACGATGGCCTTCTCCTCGGTCTTCGTGGTGGCCAACAGCCTGCGCCTGCGCCGGTTCCGTTCGGCAGCCGGCGGTGACGGGTTGTGA